The genomic window CCCCAGACCTAAAACCAACCAATCATTGATTCGATAAGATGCGTACACATTAAACGGAGTTCCTACACTATTATCTGTTTCAGAAAATATATTTAGTTCTTCATTCTGAAAAATAACATCTGCAAAAATAGCACTGGCACCTACACTTACGTTTAAATCATTTTCAAGTTTGACCAAACCTGCCGGATTAAAAAAGACGAGTTCAGCGCTATTGACTACTGCTACCCCGGTATGACCCATAGCCATCGCTCTTTGTCCCTGAATACTTACCCTATACCCTCCGGCATAAGAGATAAAAGTACCAAGTGCAAAAAGAATTACAAATGATAGTTTTTTCATAATTTATTAAAATTAAATATGTTTTATTTAGAAATCCTTAATAAGATACTTCAAATTTAGAAGAAAATACTAATTTTCCAACAAATTAAAGAAAATATTATGCATACATAGTAAATCTAATGAATTATTCAACTAATTCCACTAATTTCTCTAAAAATTCCGGTTGATTTTCCGCATGTAACCAATGGCCAGCATTAGAAATAACCTCTAGATCTGCTTGTGGAAAATGATGCTTGATCAAAGTTTCGTCTTCTTTTCTGATGTAACTGGATTTTGCTCCCTTTAAAAATAGTGTTTTTCCCTTAAAAGAAAGATAATCCGGTAGTTTTTTTCCGATTTCACTTACGTTTGTTACTAAACTGTCCAACGCCATCCGAAGTCCAAAGGTTTTTTGATCAATTCGAACCAGGTTTTTTAATAGAAACATCCGTACTCCCGCGTCCGGAACAAATGGAGCTAGCGCCTGGTCTGCCTCATTTCGTGAAGTAATAGTATTAAAATCAAGGGCTTGCAGTCCATCTAGAATATCCTGATGGTGTAAAGGATAGTATTTTGGTGAAATATCCGCAATAATCAATTGATCTACCAGATTGGAATTTTCGCAGGCGAATTGCATCGCAGTCTTTCCTCCCATAGAATGACCTAGCAAAATACTTTTCTGTATAGTATGATCTGTAAAGTACTGATGTAAATCCTGAACCATAAGATCATAAGAAAATTGATCACTATGAGGACTTCGCCCATGATTTCGTTGATCTACCAGATGCACTTCAAAACCCTTTTCCGTTAGTTTTTTTCCTACGGTTTTCCAGTTATCTCCCATTCCTAAAAAACCATGAAGAATAATAAAAGGGTGTCCCTCTCCAAAAATATTCGAATATAATTTCAAAATTACCTACGTTTAAATGATTATTGTTTTAGTCGTAAAGCTAAAATAATAATCAAGAATATTTTTGAATTGCTTTTATTGAATTACAATCGATTAATCATCCGGAAGAATTTAATATAAATTAGCTTAAAAATTTCTTTTTATAAACCTATAAAAGGTATTTTCTTCAACCTGTATTAGATATACACCTTTGGCTAGAAGAGTAACATCTATTTTAGGATTTTTTCCATTTAGAAGTAATTTTCCGTTAAGATCCAGCAGTTTCCACTGCCTTTCTTCCAACCCATTGATAATAAGATAATCAGTTACCGGATTTGGAAATAAAGTCATAGCCTCATAATTTTCGCTATGGTTTAATTCTTCAATAGAAAGTAAATTATTACAAGTTTCCGGAGTATTAAACTGAAGCCTAGTTTGCTGATCTGTAGTTGTATTTATAGAGACATTCGAAATAATAAGTTGTTCTCCCAGTATTGAAGTAGCTCTTAATTCCATAGGACTGGTTATACCCTTGGGTTCAATAAAAAAATTAAACAGTTCCCTGTTCATTTTTATCCAGTTATTCGAACTGTTTTTATATTCCAGAGAAGCTACCGCATGATTTGTATTTCTTAGTTGAATTGCCGTCCAGAATGGGCTAGAACCTTCTTTAAAATGAACACTTATTTTTTGATTGGAACCTTGATTAAAACAGGGTACAAAATGCCATTTTATAGGTACTCTCCCATCGATGACTTCAGCGATTTCTGAGAACGCTTCTTGTGTCATATCCACATCCCCTTCTTTACATTCGGGACATCGATCGACCACTTTTAGTTTTACCTTACCTTTAGGGCCTTCAACCAGGATACAACTGCCACAAGCATTACTGCCATCATAATTAATATTGTTCAATGCCGCATGATAAAAGTCATTAGCGGCCACAAGTGACGAACAATTCCCCTTGGATCCGCCTGCAACTCCGTCATAATAGGTGCCCTCACCTTCTTTAACTACATCGTTACATTCCTGGCTGGTTATTGATATATGGACTAAGCATAATACGAATAAAAAACCAAATGTTAGCCTATTTAGCTTTTTCATCTTCCGAAACTATTATTTGTTATCATTAGTATCTGGTTAAAATAAATTCAAATCTATAAAGCATAGTAGCATACGATAATTCTAAACTTTAAAGTATGAGCTCATTGCTTTTTTACTATTTTTAAAAGTAATTTGTTCTTTAACATAAATATTAATTTGAAATAGTATCATCATTAGTCTTGGTTCTTGATTCTAGAAGCGATAGCGACCTGCCCGTCCGCAGGTGGGTCCGGAATCTTTACCGGAACACTACTAATTCGTTATTTCAATTTGTATAAATACATCTGTACCACGTTCTCCAACCCCATATATAAAGATTCACTAATTAAAGCATGACCTATAGAAACTTCTAATAAACCTTCAATATGTTGAGAAAAATAGGCAATATTATCTAATGATAAGTCATGTCCGGCATTGATACCTAATTCTAATTGATTTGCAATTTTTGAAGCTGCTACATATGGGCGTATGGCATCTTCTTTAGTTCCTTTATGATATCCGGTAGCATAATCCTCCGTATACAACTCAATCCTGTCCGTACCCGTTTCTTTTGCTCCTTCCACCATTTTATCCACCGGATCTACAAAAATAGAAGTTCGAATATGATTTTTTTTGAATTCAGCAATAACCTCTTTTAAAAAATCTTTGTGTCGGATAGTATCCCATCCGGCATTACTGGTGATAGCATTTACAGCATCTGGAACCAGGGTTACCTGGGTTGGTTTTACCTCTAGTACGAGATCCATAAATTTCCGGTTAGGATTCCCTTCAATATTATACTCCGTATGTACCACTTCTTTTAAATCCCTTGCATCTTGATACCGAATATGCCGTTCATCCGGTCGGGGATGTATTGTAATACCATGTGCTCCAAACCCCTGTATTTTTCTTGCAGCTTCCAAAATATCAGGAGTGTTGCCCCCTCTGGCATTTCTGAGTGTGGCAATTTTATTTATATTAACACTTAATTTTGTCATAGATATCTTTAAAAAGATGATTCCTGCAAAAATACAAAGTTGAACTCCCCGTGGTTACATAATTTTAATTAATTTGCAGAGCAAAGACCCCTTACTATGACAACAGATTTATATTTAGTTACAGATATGGAACCTCTTGACATTAATACTAGTGTGGTGGAGGCCCAACAATTATTTAATAATGTTACTTACTCTCATTTTCCTGTAATCAAAGAGGAAGTTTATCAGGGATGTATTGCAGAAACAGATATTCGTTGTTATGAAAGTGATAAGACATTAGTGCATTATCAATATGCTTTAGAAGGTTTTTATGTACGTGAAGACGCCAACTGGTTAGATATTCTGGAAGCTTTTGCCCAAAATAACAGTAACCTAATACCAGTGTTAGATCATAATAACACCTATCAGGGGTTTTTTGAGTTAAAAGATATTATGAATCTCTTTAATCAGACTCCTTTTTTAAGCGAACCCGGACATATTCTCATTGTCGAAAAAGGCTTTATGGATTATTCTTTTAGTGAGATATCTCAAATTATAGAGTCTAACAGTTCTCGGATCTTAGGTGTTTTTGTTTCTAATTTACAAAATGATGTAGCCCAGGTGACCCTGAAAATTACCAATAGTGATATTAATACTATAGTACAAACTTTTAGAAGATACAGTTATAATATCGTTTCTCAACATAGTGAAGACAGCTTTCTGAACAATTTAAAAGACCGTTCTAAATATTTGGATAAATACTTAAATATATAGATGGAATGAAAGTTGGAATTTACGGTCAGTTTTATCATGAACATTCAGGTACATATATTCAATTATTATTGGACACCTTGAAGAAAAACAAAGCCGAAATTTTTATTGAAAAAAATTTTCTGGAAGTAATTAACCAAAATGATGAAGTTGAAAAAAATTATTCAAGCTTTTCTGTTTTTGAAAATTTAGATACTTCTTATGACCTCCTGTTTAGCATCGGGGGTGATGGTACTATTTTAAAGACTATCACCTACGTAAAAGACCTGGGAATTCCCATTGCGGGTATTAATACCGGAAGATTGGGTTTTCTGGCTACTATTAAAAAGGAAGAACTGGAGGAGAGTATTACCTTACTACTTCATAACCACTATAAAATATCAGCTCGTACCTTGCTAAGTGTAAAGACGCAACCCCCGCACGCTGATTTTAATAATTTAGATTTTGCCATGAATGAGATTACGGTAAGCCGTAGAAATTCTACCTCTATGATTACCGTACGAACTACTTTAAATAATGAATATCTGACCACCTATTGGGCAGATGGTTTAATTGTAGCAACACCCACAGGTTCTACCGGCTATTCTTTAAGTTGCGGAGGCCCGGTAATGACTCCTGATGCCAGTTGTTTTGTATTAACGCCTATCGCTCCTCACAATTTAAATGCAAGACCCTTAGTAATTCCGGATAACCAGGAAATTAAACTGGAGGTAATAAGTCGCGAAGGTCAGTATCTCACCTCTTTTGATTCGCGAATGCATTCTTTACCTAATGAAACCACTCTGATTTTAAAGAAGGCTTCTTTTAAAATTAAAATGGTAGTCCTGGAACATGACAGTTTCCTAAAAACACTCCGTAAGAAAATGCTGTGGGGGGAAGATAAGCGCAACTAGTGCAATAAAATCATGTAAAAAAAGTTTTATTTTTTAACTACTTGAACCAAATACTATTGCAACCGGAGTTAATTAGTATATTTGCAAACTTTTAAGATTTATGAGATATTTCATTTGTGCGGTTATGACTTTACTAACATCACTGGCTCTACAAGCTCAAACCTATGAAGTAGGTATGATGTTAGGTGGGGCTAATTATATTGGTGATGTAGGGTCTACCACCTTTATTTCCCCAAATGATTTCTCGATCGGTGCTATTGCAAAATGGAATCGCAGTAAAAGACATGCGTTCCGTGCTTCTTTCCTATACGCAGGTATTAGTGCAGATGATGCGAACGGAGATGATCGTAGGGAAGTAAGGGATTTCTCCTTTACAAATTCAGTTAAGGAACTATCATTAGGGATAGAATATAATTTTTGGGAATGGTACTTATACGATGGTGAACCCCAGTTCACACCTTACTTATACACAGGTATTACTGCTTTCTCATATGGTGCTCAGGTGGTGGATGCTGGTGATAATAACCGTATTAAAACCTATGACAATACTATCAATATGGCAATTCCTATGGTGGTGGGCATTAAAAAAACGGTAAGTCGTTCCTTTGTACTCGGGGCAGAGATCGGTGCACGATATACGTTTACGGATAACCTGGATGGCAGTGATCCTGACAGTTCGGTAGGAAGCGGATTCGGAAACCTTAATAATAACGACTGGTATGTATTTACCGGACTTACCTTTTCTTTTACCTGGGGCCGAATTCCGTGTTATTGTACATTCTAATTAACTTATGATCACTAAAGAACAGCTTACCGCAAACATCCCGGAACATGTAGCTATTATTATGGACGGTAACGGAAGGTGGGCAAAAAAACAAGGATTTTTTAGGGCGGTAGGACATGAAAATGGTACAAAGGCAGTAAGAGAAGTAGTAGAGGGAGCCGTAGATGCCCGTATCAAATACCTAACCTTATATGCTTTTTCTACTGAAAATTGGAAACGACCCAAACTGGAGATAGAGGCTTTAATGAAAATTTTAGTAAATAGCCTTAAAAAAGAGGCTCCTACTTTCCATAAAAATCAGATACGATTAAATGCCATCGGCAACCTGGATGCTTTACCAAAGAAGGCAAAAAAAGAACTTTTTGAAGTTATTGAAAGCACAAAGGAATATCGTAGAATGACATTAACCCTTGCTCTGAGTTATGGTAGCCGGGAAGAGCTTATAAAAACTATCCAAGAAATAAGTATTAAAGTTAAAAATAGTGTAATTTCGCCACATCTTATAAATGAAGAAGTCATTAATGAGCATTTGTATACCTCAGGTTTGCCAGATGTGGATTTATTGATACGAACAAGCGGAGAACAACGTATCAGTAATTTTCTTTTGTGGCAAATAGCGTATGCGGAATTATATTTTACGGATATATTATGGCCGGATTTTAAACGAACACATTTATTTGAAGCCATCTATAATTATCAACAAAGAGAAAGAAGATTTGGAAAAACCAGTGAGCAGCTCAGTTAATAAGAAGGCAACACACACAACACTTACCTTACTAACCCTACTAATTTTAATCCTTGGCACTACATTACTTTCTGCTCAGAAACTTCCTGGCATTAATGGTAAGGAATATATCGTCGGAGATATTAAGATTACCGGTATCACTACTTACAATGAAAATACGGTAATTACCTTTACCGGGTTAAAAAAAGGGGATAAAATTACACTTCCGGGAGACCGCATCAGTAAGATCATTAAAAAGCTCTGGGATCTGGAGCTGTTTAGCGATATTAATTTTTATATCACGAGTGTAGAAGGTAATGTGGCAAATCTTGAAATCAATATCCAGGAGGTACCTGAATTAAAAGAAGCCCGTATTGTAGGGGTGAAAAAAGGAAAAGCAGAAACGCTTGTCAAAGATAACGGATTAATTAAAGGTACTAAGGTTACTGAAAATTTACTTACCACTACCCGTAATTTTATCGTTAATAAGTATAAAAAAGAAGGCTTTTTAAATACTAAAGTGGCTATAAACACCACTAAAGTGGAAGATACAGTGCCTACGAACAAAGTAAATATGGTCGTACGTATTGACAAAGGAGAGCGGGTAAAAGTAGACGCAATTAATATTGCCGGAAATGAAAAACTATCGGACAAAAAGATCAAAGCGGCCATGAAAAATACCAAGGTTAAAGAGCCTTTACGCTTCTGGAAACGGTCCAAGTACATTAAAAACGATTTTAAAGAAGATAAAGAAAGTATTGTCAGTAAATATAAGGAGAAAGGATATCGTGATGCACGTATAATTGCCGACACTCTGATCAAGAATGAAGACAATACCGTAACTTTAAATCTGGAAGTAGAAGAAGGAAAGCGGTACTACTTCGGTGATATTAAGTTTTTAGGGAATAGTGTGTATACCGATCGGCAATTAGCCCGACAGTTAGTGATTAAAAAAGGGGATGTCTACAATGGGGTGTTGCTGGAAAAACAAATTCAGGATAATACAAAACCGGATGCGGATGATCTGACTAATTTATATCAAAATAACGGATATTTATTTTCTAACATAGATGCGGTAGAAACCAAAGTTAGAAACGACACGATCGATTTTGAAATCCGAATCCGGGAAGGAAAACTTGTTCGTTTTGATCATATCACCGTTTCCGGAAATGAAAGAACAAATGATCAGGTAGTCTATCGAATCCTACGAACCAAACCCGGACAAACTTACAGTAAAGATTTGGTGGTACGAACCGTCCGTGAAATCGGACAACTAGGTTTCTTTGACCCAGAACAGTTAGAACCACAATTCCAAAATGCCAATCCGCAAGCAGGAACCATTGATATTAATTATCCGGTAGTAGAAAAAGGGGCCAGCCAGATTGAGCTACAGGGTGGTTACGGAGGTGGCCGGTTTATCGGTACCCTGGGGTTAGCTTTTAATAATTTTTCTATTCATAATATATTTAAAAAAGAAGCCTACACTCCTTTACCTATGGGTGACGGACAGACCTTACGGATTCGTGCGCAGGCAAGTCAGATTTTTCAAACTTATAGTTTAAGTTTTATCGAACCCTGGTTGGGTGGTAAAAGGCCCTTTCAATTTTCATCCTCATTTTCTCATACCATACAGTTTCAGTTTGACCGGGGCACCGGAAGGATTATTGAAGACCAGCGCTTCTTAATTACCGGTGGTTCTCTAGGAATAGCAAAACGGCTTAACTGGCCGGATAATTACTTTACCTTGTCTCAGTCTATTAGTTTTCAACATTTCGGATTACGTAACTTTAATACGGCACTCTTCTCTTTTGGAAACAATGGTTTCTCCAATAATTTAGCTTACACGATTGGTATTAACCGAAATAATACGGCTATTAACCCTATTTTCCCTACTTCAGGTTCTGATTTTAATATTACCGCAAAATTCTCCTTACCCTACTCCTTATGGGATGGAAAAAATTACGAAGAACTTGCTACCGAGAGAGAAAATCTTACCCAAGAATTGATAAAGATACAGGCTGATAACCCTAATCTAAGGGACCAAAGAGGACAACTTCGGATTGGTACGCCGGGTGTTGCTCAATTTATGAGAGCCAATGATCGTATTGAAGAAATTGATCAGGATCGTTTTGACTGGCTGGAATATTACAAAGTTAAATTTGATGGAGATTGGTATACTTCGCTTTTCAAGATTGGTAAATACCCTATAGTATTAAGATCATCTGTAGAATATGGATTTCTAGGTGCTTATAACAATAACAGGGGGAACATACCATTTGAACGATTTTCTCTAGGAGGTGATGGTCTAAATCAGGGTAATTTTAACCAGGTTGAAGTTGTAGGTTTACGTGGATATGAAAACCAATCTATAATCCCGGAGAACCGGTTTGTTGATGGAGGTTCCTTAAGAGATGGTTCTACCATTTATGATAAATATTCATTAGAGCTGCGTTATCCGGTGACCTTAAAACCTTCAGCTTCCATTTACTTATTAAGTTTTTTAGAGGGAGGATCTGCTTATGACAATTTTAGAGATTTTAATCCGTTTCAGTTAAAACGATCCGCTGGTGCAGGATTACGTATTTTTATGCCGGCATTCGGATTGTTAGGAATTGATTTCGGATATGGATTTGATCCGCAACCCGGTGAGATTGGAGCACACGGTTGGGAAACACATTTCATAATTGGTCAGCAATTCTAAATTTGGCATGATTATTTCTAAAGCTTTGATAAGATTATGAATTTTAAACGTATTTTAATAGGTTTTATCCTGGGGAGTTGTTTATCTAATACATCAGCATTCGCTCAGCGAGGTATTCGGATTGGGTATATTGACATGGATTATATATTAGAAAATGTACCTGAGTTCAATCAGGCTTCTTCAGAATTAGATAGTAAAGTTCAAAAATGGAAAGTAGAGATTGAAACTGAAATCAAAGCTGTTGAAGAAATGCGTAAAGAGCTAAACAATGAGCGGGTATTGTTAACTAAAGAATTGATTGAGGAGCGTGAAGAAGATATTAATTTTAAAGAAAAAGAAATTTTAGACTATCAGCAAAAGCGATTTGGCCCTAAAGGAGATTTATTCTTACAGAAACAACGATTGGTACAACCTGTGCAGGATCAGGTTTTTGTGGCAGTACAGGAGATCGCTAAAACCGGAAAATACGATTTTATTTTTGATAAAACCGCAGAACCGATTATGTTGTTTTCCGCAGATCGACATGATGTCAGTGATAAAGTACTTTTACGTATCAACCGGGCCTCTAAAAGAAGGCAATACGAAAGCCGAAAAGAAAAAAAGCAAGCTGAGAGTGATGAGGTAGAGTCTATCGACCAGGAAAAGGTAAGCAGTGAACGAGAAGCTTTGATCAAAGAAAGACAATCGGAACGAGAGAAAATATTAGAGCAACGTAAAGCACAACGGGATTCTTTACGTGCCGCAAAGAAGAAAGAGTTTACAGAGCGAAGGGAGAAATTGCTCCAACTTCAAAAACAACGTAAAGATTCTATTGCAAACCTTAAAAACCAGCTTCAAAACGAACAAGAAGCTGAAGAAGATAATTAATAAAAGTAAAGTTTAATTTTAATTTATATCACAACTAATATTGTAACAATGAAAAAGTTTAGAACCATATTTGCAACTTGCCTACTATTTATAGGAGCATCAAGTTTTGTAAACGCTCAATCAAAGGTTGCTCATATTGCATCTCAAGAACTTGTAGAAGCCATGCCTTCTTTTAAAAATGCAAAAAGCGAAATTGAGAAGCTTAATAAAACTTATGAAGCTGAAATAAAAAATATGATCCTTGAACTTCAAAATACAATGAAAAAATTTCAGGGAGAAGCAGCAACACAAACAGAAGAAGAAAATGCGAAAAGAGCACAGCAAATTCAATCTACTGAGAAAAGTATAGGAGACTATAAGCAAAATGCCGTACAGGATTTACAAAAGAAAGAGGTAGAGCTTATGAAACCTATTTATGAAAAAGCACGAACTTCCATTCAAAAAGTAGCTAGAGCTCAGGGATACGATTACGTATTAGATTCTACTACGGGTACGGGAGTTATTATGGCTGACGGTAAAGATTTAATGGCAGATGTTAAAAAAGACCTTGGTATCTAAGTCATTACTTATTATATAAAGTAAAGGTGGGCAGATGCTCACCTTTTTTATTGATTTCTATTTAAATTGATTTTAGTTTTATAATCCGCATAATTTTAAATGAATGGATAGTCGTCCTATAGGGGTTTTTGATTCTGGTATTGGTGGTACGTCCATCTGGAAAGAGATTGTAAAAGTGCTACCTTTAGAAAATACCATCTACCTGTCTGATAGTGCCAATGCTCCTTATGGTCTTAAATCAAAGGATGCTATTAAAAAACTTTGTGTAAAAAACACCGAAGAACTTTTACAATATGATGTAAAACTCATTGTTGTAGCCTGTAATACAGCAACTACGAATGCAATCAGCTATTTACGAGAACGTTATACCCTACCCTTTATAGGCATTGAACCGGCTATTAAACCGGCAGCTTTACATTCTAAAACAAAGGTTATTGGAGTATTAGCAACCAAAGGAACTTTGTCCAGCAACCTGTTTTCCAAAACTTCAGAAAAGATAACAGATGTAATTAAAATTTTGGAAGTTGAAGGTAACGGCCTGGTAGAATTGATAGAACAAGATCAGATTTATTCAGAAGAAATGTACTCACTCTTAAACAACTATCTACAACCCTTAGTTGCTGCTCAAATGGATTATCTCGTCCTGGGTTGTAGTCATTACCCTTATTTAATCCCGGTTATTAAAATGATAATCCCGGATCATATTACTATTATAGATTCCGGAGAGGCTGTAGCCAGACAAACAAAAGCTGTCTTACAAAAAGAAAATAAAATTAACACCGGATTACAAGAAGTTCTGAGAAAACATACATTTTATACAAACAGCAAACCCGGAATACTTAAAAATATGCTACAACCTTTATCAGAAAACTTAGGTATTTATCATAAAGTGTTCTAAAGTAATGGGACTAAGGTAAGAGAAAACAGTACCAAAAAAATTAAAGTGAGTTTATGGAGTTTGGCTATAAATTTATAGCAGGACAAAGGCAGGGATAGCGTTCTTTCCGTTTTCCAAAATCATACCCTAGCGTCAACTGGTGAAAACCACTGTTTGAAACTAAAATGTCATTCAATTGATAATTATAAGTATACCCTAACATCCATTGTTTGTAGTGAAACCCGGCAAAAGGGGTAATATACTGTAACTTTTGGGTTTCTACAGCAAGGCCTCCGGTTGAAAATTGGGCGCCGTCAAATGCACGACGGTAAGAAATACCTCCCCACAAGGTAAGCAGGCTCCCCACATCTTGGTATACTTTAGCATTGATATCTATGGTGTTCTCCCCAGTATTTTCTGTAATCTGGTATAAAAAGGAAGGTTCGATACTAAAACTATTACTAATTCCTATCGTCTTTCCACCCGAAAACAAGTAGCGCCTTTGATTGTTTGAATCCGCCGTAGTAATACGATTAGGGTCAGCAGGGTCAAAGTTAATTGCCGTGTTATCAAAAATATCCCGGTTAAAGGGAATTAAATTTTTAACCGTAAAGTGAGCGTACCAATTTAGGAAATTGTAAGAAAGCCCGAAATCCAGGTTAAAGTAACCGTCTTTTTGAACTCGGTTAGGTAGTATAATAGGATCCTGGTCCGTAGGGTCAAATAACCCTCTTAAATCTACATTAGATTGCGCAAATAAAGCACTCAACCCAAAGGATAACATATTAAGATCCGTACGATCCCTTGAGAATAACAAATGATAGGCGAAAGTCACATACCCCCCGCTCTGTTCAAAACGTCCGTTTTCGTCTTTGTAAAAGGCTGCACCTAAACCTACCTTATCTCCGGTTCTAAAATTAATATTGGCAGATTGTGTATTAGGAGCATTATCAATATCAAACCATTGTTTACGAGCAGTTAAACGTATTTTATTTGAATTTGCAGCACCTGCCATGGAGGGATGCACCAGGTATAAGTTATCTGATAAATAATCCGTATATAATGGAAACCCATCTTGAGCACTTACAAAGGAAACACTAAATAGAAAAAGAATAAAATATCTCAAATCATTCTAAGGTTAAGCTAGAAAATATATTCTTTGAACTAGCAGAAATTAATTTATTTAGACTTAGGGTTTTTTTAGTATGTATGCTTTGCTACACTCTAATTGATCCAAAGATATAAATTTAATCATAATTATCGATAAAATATTCAATTTATCCGATATATGACATTCTGTAATGTGTTTCAAGACTTGCTTTTTCGTAAATTTGTAAAAAAAAGATGATCAAACAATTTGAAGTTGTTATTGAACCTACTGCTAATAAGAGTATTGTCAAGTTTGAAACTAATCATTTTCTTACCAATCATACAAGCTATGAATTTGATAATATTGAGCAAGCCAAACAATCCCCGCTAGCTCAACAACTTTTTCACCTGCCGTTTGTAAAACGAATTTTTATAGCTCAGAATTTTATTGCTATTGACAAATATGATATTGTAGAATGGGAAGATGTACAGCAGGAAGTAGCTGATCAGATAAAAAAGCAATTGAACGAAGGCGTAGAAGTTATACAGGATACTGATGGTATGCCATCTAAAGTTCCGGTAACTATCTATGCTGAAAGTACTCCTAACCCATCAGTTTTAAAATTTGTTGCTAATAAAAAATTAGTAACCTCTATGCTTGAGTTTAAAAATATAGATGAAGCAAAAGATGCTCCTCTTGCACAGTCTCTTTTTCATTTTCCGTTTGTAAAAGAAGTGTTTATGGATGAAAATTACATTTCTATTCATAAATACGATATGGCAGACTGGCAGGATATTACATTAGAGATTCGGGAATTTCTGAAGAAGTACATAGAAGATAATAAACCCGTATATACGGGTGATTTACAGTTAGCAAAACAACAACATCAAGCCCAGTCTGTTCCAAATACTGAAAATTACAAAAATCTGGATGAAACTTCGCAAGATGTTATTTCAATTATTGATGAATATATAAAACCGGCGGTCGCTAGTGA from Aquimarina sp. ERC-38 includes these protein-coding regions:
- a CDS encoding OmpH family outer membrane protein; this translates as MKKFRTIFATCLLFIGASSFVNAQSKVAHIASQELVEAMPSFKNAKSEIEKLNKTYEAEIKNMILELQNTMKKFQGEAATQTEEENAKRAQQIQSTEKSIGDYKQNAVQDLQKKEVELMKPIYEKARTSIQKVARAQGYDYVLDSTTGTGVIMADGKDLMADVKKDLGI
- the murI gene encoding glutamate racemase, coding for MDSRPIGVFDSGIGGTSIWKEIVKVLPLENTIYLSDSANAPYGLKSKDAIKKLCVKNTEELLQYDVKLIVVACNTATTNAISYLRERYTLPFIGIEPAIKPAALHSKTKVIGVLATKGTLSSNLFSKTSEKITDVIKILEVEGNGLVELIEQDQIYSEEMYSLLNNYLQPLVAAQMDYLVLGCSHYPYLIPVIKMIIPDHITIIDSGEAVARQTKAVLQKENKINTGLQEVLRKHTFYTNSKPGILKNMLQPLSENLGIYHKVF
- a CDS encoding NifU family protein; this encodes MKQFEVVIEPTANKSIVKFETNHFLTNHTSYEFDNIEQAKQSPLAQQLFHLPFVKRIFIAQNFIAIDKYDIVEWEDVQQEVADQIKKQLNEGVEVIQDTDGMPSKVPVTIYAESTPNPSVLKFVANKKLVTSMLEFKNIDEAKDAPLAQSLFHFPFVKEVFMDENYISIHKYDMADWQDITLEIREFLKKYIEDNKPVYTGDLQLAKQQHQAQSVPNTENYKNLDETSQDVISIIDEYIKPAVASDGGNILFDSYDQETKTVKVILQGACSGCPSSTFTLKNGIETMLKEMLAGKVEYVEAING
- a CDS encoding OmpH family outer membrane protein, whose amino-acid sequence is MNFKRILIGFILGSCLSNTSAFAQRGIRIGYIDMDYILENVPEFNQASSELDSKVQKWKVEIETEIKAVEEMRKELNNERVLLTKELIEEREEDINFKEKEILDYQQKRFGPKGDLFLQKQRLVQPVQDQVFVAVQEIAKTGKYDFIFDKTAEPIMLFSADRHDVSDKVLLRINRASKRRQYESRKEKKQAESDEVESIDQEKVSSEREALIKERQSEREKILEQRKAQRDSLRAAKKKEFTERREKLLQLQKQRKDSIANLKNQLQNEQEAEEDN
- a CDS encoding type IX secretion system membrane protein PorP/SprF, whose protein sequence is MRYFILFLFSVSFVSAQDGFPLYTDYLSDNLYLVHPSMAGAANSNKIRLTARKQWFDIDNAPNTQSANINFRTGDKVGLGAAFYKDENGRFEQSGGYVTFAYHLLFSRDRTDLNMLSFGLSALFAQSNVDLRGLFDPTDQDPIILPNRVQKDGYFNLDFGLSYNFLNWYAHFTVKNLIPFNRDIFDNTAINFDPADPNRITTADSNNQRRYLFSGGKTIGISNSFSIEPSFLYQITENTGENTIDINAKVYQDVGSLLTLWGGISYRRAFDGAQFSTGGLAVETQKLQYITPFAGFHYKQWMLGYTYNYQLNDILVSNSGFHQLTLGYDFGKRKERYPCLCPAINL
- a CDS encoding BamA/OMP85 family outer membrane protein, with product MKPSIIINKEKEDLEKPVSSSVNKKATHTTLTLLTLLILILGTTLLSAQKLPGINGKEYIVGDIKITGITTYNENTVITFTGLKKGDKITLPGDRISKIIKKLWDLELFSDINFYITSVEGNVANLEINIQEVPELKEARIVGVKKGKAETLVKDNGLIKGTKVTENLLTTTRNFIVNKYKKEGFLNTKVAINTTKVEDTVPTNKVNMVVRIDKGERVKVDAINIAGNEKLSDKKIKAAMKNTKVKEPLRFWKRSKYIKNDFKEDKESIVSKYKEKGYRDARIIADTLIKNEDNTVTLNLEVEEGKRYYFGDIKFLGNSVYTDRQLARQLVIKKGDVYNGVLLEKQIQDNTKPDADDLTNLYQNNGYLFSNIDAVETKVRNDTIDFEIRIREGKLVRFDHITVSGNERTNDQVVYRILRTKPGQTYSKDLVVRTVREIGQLGFFDPEQLEPQFQNANPQAGTIDINYPVVEKGASQIELQGGYGGGRFIGTLGLAFNNFSIHNIFKKEAYTPLPMGDGQTLRIRAQASQIFQTYSLSFIEPWLGGKRPFQFSSSFSHTIQFQFDRGTGRIIEDQRFLITGGSLGIAKRLNWPDNYFTLSQSISFQHFGLRNFNTALFSFGNNGFSNNLAYTIGINRNNTAINPIFPTSGSDFNITAKFSLPYSLWDGKNYEELATERENLTQELIKIQADNPNLRDQRGQLRIGTPGVAQFMRANDRIEEIDQDRFDWLEYYKVKFDGDWYTSLFKIGKYPIVLRSSVEYGFLGAYNNNRGNIPFERFSLGGDGLNQGNFNQVEVVGLRGYENQSIIPENRFVDGGSLRDGSTIYDKYSLELRYPVTLKPSASIYLLSFLEGGSAYDNFRDFNPFQLKRSAGAGLRIFMPAFGLLGIDFGYGFDPQPGEIGAHGWETHFIIGQQF